The following are encoded together in the Monodelphis domestica isolate mMonDom1 chromosome 5, mMonDom1.pri, whole genome shotgun sequence genome:
- the LOC100018212 gene encoding LOW QUALITY PROTEIN: DNA (cytosine-5)-methyltransferase 3A-like (The sequence of the model RefSeq protein was modified relative to this genomic sequence to represent the inferred CDS: inserted 1 base in 1 codon; substituted 1 base at 1 genomic stop codon) has protein sequence MISSGLQPFASDYLELFPPAWLAQLLFPASGPAQDSFLPAGKDGKEERNPYKEVYTDMWASVEPEAAAYAPPPPAKNPXKSTAEKPKIKEIIDECTRERLVYEVQQKCRNIEDICISCGSLNVNLEHPLFIXGMCQNCKNCFLECAYQYDDDGYQSYCTIYCGGREVLMCGNNNCCRCFCVECVDLLVGLGAAQAAIKEDPWNCYMYGHKVTYRLLRRRDDWPTHLQMFFANNHDQEFDPPEVYPPVPAEKRKPIRVLSLFDGIATGLLVLKDLGIQVDRYIASEVCENSITVGMVRHQGKIMYLGDVRNVTQKHIQEWGLFDLVIGGSPCNDFSIVNPARKGLYEGTGWLFFEFYCLLHEAWPKEGNDRPCFWLFENVVAMGVSDKQDISRFLESNPVMIDAKEVSAAHRACYFWGNLPSMNRPLASTVNDKLELQECLEHGSIAKFSKVRTITTRSNSIKQGKDQHFPVFMNEREDILWCTEMERVFGFPVHYTDVSNMSHLARQRLLGQSWSVPVIHHLFAPLKEYFACV, from the exons atGATCAGCTCTGGCTTGCAGCCATTCGCTTCAGACTATCTTGAGCTCTTCCCACCGGCCTGGCTGGCTCAGCTCCTGTTCCCAGCATCTGGACCT GCCCAGGACTCATTCCTACCAGCTGGTAAAGAtggtaaagaagagagaaatcccTACAAAGAAGTTTACACTGATATGTGGGCCTCAGTAGAGCCTGAAGCTGCTGCCTATGCCCCACCTCCACCAGCCAAAAACC GAAAGAGCACAGCAGAGAAGCCCAAGATCAAAGAGATCATTGATGAATGCACAAGAGAGCGGCTGGTATATGAGGTGCAGCAGAAGTGCAGGAATATCGAAGACATCTGCATCTCCTGCGGGAGTCTCAACGTCAACCTGGAACACCCCCTCTTCATCTGAGGAATGTGCCAAAACTGCAAGAACTGCTTCTTGGAGTGTGCCTATCAGTACGACGATGACGGCTACCAGTCATATTGTACTATCTACTGTGGGGGTCGAGAGGTCCTCATGTGTGGGAACAACAACTGTTGCAGGTGCTTCTGTGTGGAATGTGTGGACCTGTTGGTGGGACTAGGTGCTGCCCAGGCAGCCATCAAGGAAGACCCCTGGAACTGCTACATGTATGGGCACAAAGTAACCTATAGGCTGCTGCGGCGGCGAGATGACTGGCCGACGCACCTCCAGATGTTTTTCGCCAATAACCATGACCAAGAGTTTGACCCTCCCGAAGTTTATCCCCCAGTCCCAGCTGAAAAACGGAAGCCAATCCGGGTGCTATCTCTTTTCGATGGAATTGCCACAGGACTATTGGTGCTTAAGGACCTGGGGATCCAGGTAGACCGCTACATTGCCTCAGAGGTGTGTGAGAACTCCATCACTGTGGGCATGGTGCGGCACCAAGGGAAGATCATGTACCTGGGGGACGTCCGCAATGTCACCCAGAAGCACATACAGGAATGGGGCCTTTTTGATTTGGTGATTGGAGGCAGTCCCTGCAATGATTTTTCTATTGTCAACCCTGCTCGGAAGGGTCTTTATGAGGGCACTGGATGGCTCTTCTTTGAGTTCTACTGCCTTCTGCATGAGGCCTGGCCCAAGGAGGGCAATGACCGCCCCTGCTTCTGGCTCTTTGAAAACGTGGTGGCCATGGGGGTCAGTGATAAGCAGGACATCTCACGCTTTCTAGAGTCCAACCCTGTGATGATTGATGCCAAAGAAGTGTCAGCAGCGCACAGGGCTTGCTACTTCTGGGGTAACCTTCCCAGTATGAACAGGCCATTGGCATCTACCGTGAATGATAAGCTGGAGCTTCAGGAATGTTTGGAGCATGGCAGCATAGCCAAGTTCAGCAAAGTGAGGACCATTACGACTAGGTCAAACTCCATCAAGCAGGGCAAAGACCAGCATTTTCCCGTCTTCATGAATGAGAGAGAGGACATCTTGTGGTGCACTGAAATGGAAAGGGTCTTTGGCTTCCCAGTCCATTACACGGATGTCTCCAACATGAGCCATTTGGCAAGGCAAAGACTGCTGGGCCAGTCGTGGAGTGTGCCTGTGATTCACCACCTCTTTGCCCCCTTGAAGGAATATTTTGCCTGTGTATAA